In the genome of Diaphorobacter sp. HDW4A, the window CTGACTGGGGTTTTCCAAGGCTTTTTCCAGCATCCCGTTACCATTGCGGAATGCCCAAATACCAATTCGCGGTCGAGGTGTTCCCCGAATACCTGCCCGACCAATCCGATCCTGAACGTGAAGTGTTCGGCTTCGCCTATACGATCACCGTGACCAACACGGGCGACGTGCCCGCACAGCTGATCTCCCGCCACTGGATCATCAGCGACGCACGCGGTCACACCGAAGAGGTCAAGGGCCTTGGCGTTGTCGGCCAACAACCCTTGTTGCGCCCGGGCGAGTCGTTCCAGTACACCAGCGGATGCCATCTGCGCACGGCGTCCGGCACCATGCACGGCAGCTATTTCTGCGTGGCCGAAGACGGCGAGCAGTTCACCAGCCCGATCAACCTGTTCGTGCTCGAAGCGCTTGGCGGCGGCAATCACGACAGCTCCACGACCCACCGAGTGCTCCATTGAAGAAACGCGCAGAGAACAACACCAAGACACTCACGCAACTGCTCGCACCGATCGATCCCAAGGCCTCCCTCGCACAGCGCAACCTGCAACTGATTGCGCTGCTCGACTGGGTGCGTGGTGACGGAGAGTCGGTGGAAGAAGCGGCCGAGCGCGTGAACGAGCTCGTGTCGATGGCGGAGCAGTCGCCTGTGTTGCGCGAGCGACTGCAGCTGTGGTGGCAGGCCATTGTCGAATCGGTGGACATCACCATGCTGTTGGCCGACTTCGGCTTTGCGCAGCGCACCTCGATGCTGAGTGAACTGGCGGAGCGCCTTCGCCACAAAGTGCTTCCAAGCAACCCTGACACCATCGATGCGTCCGAGCTGTTCATGGCGGCGCTGTACAGCGAATTCGACGCACGCTGGCTGGGCGCGCTCGATGAAGACCTGATCAATCGCCTGAGCCATGTGCTCACGCCAGAGCAGGAGCAGACTGACGGCGCGACCCGCTGGAAACACGCGTTGGCCGATGCCATCACCTATTGCGCGGGCAACATTCTGGCAACCGGTTTCGCGCCCGAGCTGCGCCTGCGCATGACGGAAGAGATGCGAGATGCACAGCCATTTCACGAGCTCATCAGTGACGCGGAAAGCCTTCGTGTGGAAGTGTTGCATCCGCTGCGCACGACCAACCGGCTGGACGCCACGGTCGCCCGTCTGCGCGAGCGGCTCGACGCATGCCGCAATGCCGCCAATTCGGTCTACACGCACTTCGAGGACAACGGAATATCCGTGGGCCTCGTATTTCGCATCCGCCAATTGCGCGCGCGGATACTGCGCGTGCGCGAACTGCTTGAGTGCCTACTCTCACCCAAGCCCGCCGTCGCTGCCACACGGCTGATGGCGCGGCTGGTCAGCGTGAGCCGCGAGCGCCGCAGCCTGCGCGCGCTGTTCATGGCGAATTCCTCGCTGCTTGCAGCCAAAGTAACGGAGCGCAACGCGGAGACCGGTTCACACTACATCACGCGCACGCCATCCGAGTATTTTTCGATGGTGAGAAAGGCTGCAGGCGGTGGTCTCGTGATGGCCTTCACCACGCTCATCAAATTCTGGCTCTACACGTTTGCATTTTCCGCATTCTGGGGCGGTTTCTGGGCGGGAGTGAACTACGCAGCGAGCTTTGTGCTGGTCCAATTGCTGCACTTCACCGTCGCAACCAAGCAACCCGCGATGACGGCACCAGCCATGGCAGCGCAGCTCAAGAACATCGAGAGCGAGGGCAGCGAGCACGCCTTCGCAGACGAGGTGACGCACCTCGTACGTTCGCAGGTCGCAGCGATTCTTGGAAACGTACTGATCGTGTTTCCGGCCGTACTCGGCATCACGCTGCTGCTGGCCAAATTGTTTGGCCATTCGGCGATCAGTGAAAAAGAAGCCTTGCATGTGATCGACTCGCTCAAACCATGGGGTGGATCGCTGCTGTTTGCTGCGTTCACTGGCGTGCTGCTGTTCAGCTCCAGCATCTTCGCGGGCTGGGTCGAGAACTGGTTCGTGCTGCATCGCCTTGATGCCGCGATCCACTACAACCCGCGCATCACCCGCACCATCGGAGCAGCACGCGCGGCACGCATCGCACGCTTTCTGCGCAACAACCTCTCGGGGCTTGCCGCGAACATTTCGCTCGGTTTCATGCTCGGTCTGGTGCCGGTGATCGCCGCATTCTTCGGGCTCGGTCTCGATGTGCGCCACGTCACGCTGTCCACCGGACAGATGGCGGCTGCGGCCTCCGCACTCGGTCCCGAAGTACTGCACATGTCCGCATTCTGGTGGTCGATGGCGACGCTGCCGTTCATCGGTGCGCTCAACGTGCTGGTGAGCTTCTACCTCGCGTTCCGTCTCGCATTGCGTGCGCAGAACGTGACGGGCGTGGAGCGTTCGCGCATTGCGCGCGCGCTTCGCAAGCGCATATTCCATTCTCCGTTGAGCTTTTTTGCGCCGTCGCGCACCAACGTCTGATATGGTGTGCGCCAATACGCCATGAATCGCCTGCCCACCGGGCATCGCAATTTCTCTGATTCATGGCGACACACGGCGGTCACCCTTGTCTGTTAAATCCTGACAAGGGGTTCGCTCACCGTGCTTCGGCACTGACTCATCGGTTCGCCGATTCCGCCACCCGCGCCATCGCGCGCGGCGAGCGGGCAGCGCGAAAATCTACTCGTGCTGCACCTCGGCGAACGACCAGAGGACAGCAAACATGAATGAGCTGATGGGTTTCTGGGGGCAGTGGCTACGCCCCTCTGCAGGACTGCCGACGGTGCAATGGGCACTGTTGCTGGCGGTGGCTTCCACCTGCGGTTATCTCGTGTACCGCCACACCGGCCTGCCCAAAGTGGTGGGTTACTCCATCGTCGGAATGGTGGCCGGGCTGCTGGGTTTCAGCGGCGCGCAATGGCCGCTGCAAGGCATCGGTCTGTTCATCATGGAACTCGCGATCTCCATCGTGCTGTTCGATGCGGGCGGACGCATTCCATGGCGCTGGTTCCGCCACAACCCGATGGTGCTGGTGCAGAGCATCGCCGAATCGGCGCTCACCTACTTCGCGGTCTACTGGACCATGCTGTGGCTGAACGTGCCCAAAGAGGCCGCTGGCCCCATCGCGCTGGTCGCCATGGCCGCATCGCCTGCCGTGGTCTCACGCGTGGTGGCTGACACGCGCGCAGCCGGTCCGGTGACGGATCGCGCCATGGTGCTCGCGACGCTGTCCACGCTCTACGCGCTCACCTTCGGCGGCGCGCATGCCGAGATGCTCAGCCGCCCCGGCAGCAGCTTCTTCGAGGCCGTGCCTCCGGTGCTGGTGATGTTCGGCGTCTCCATCGTCGTGGGCGCCCTGCTCTCGGGCCTGATCCGCGTCGCGCTGCGCTATATGAGCCCGGCGAGCGAGAACACCTCGATTCTCGCGCTCGCGCTGATCGCTGCCAGTACCGCCATTGCCGCGCACCTGGGCGGCTCCGCGCCGCTGGCGGCACTGATCGGCGGCATGCTCATCAAGCAGCTGCATGTTCGCCCATGGGCACTGCCCCGGCAGTTCGGCACGGCGTCTTCGGTGCTCACCATGCTGATGTTCGTGCTCGTGTCCACCGTAGCCGCGCAGGCGGACTGGAACCTTGCGATCGCCGGTACGGTGTTCACCCTGATCGTCGTGCGCCTGGTCGCCAAGGCGCTCGGAGTGGGTATCGGCAACATCGGCAGTGGTTCGAGTTGGCGGCAGTCTGTTTGGGTGGGCGCGGCGATGATGCCGATGTCCTCCATCGCGCTGCTGATCGCGTCGCAATTTATGGCGGCCTCGACCGCCACCGGAGAGGTCATCTCCAGCATCGCGCTGCCCACCATCCTGCTCATGGAAGTGTTCGGCGCGGTGATCGCCACGGTCGCGCTCTACCGCGCCGGAGAAACCCACAAGCCCTGGGCCGAGCTGCCTGCGGCCAAGTCTGGAGACGATCAACGTGAGTCTTGAAGCTTTCCACCATTCCGAACCGCTGACGCTGGGCGTGGAGCTTGAGCTGCAGCTCGTGA includes:
- a CDS encoding site-specific recombinase; amino-acid sequence: MKKRAENNTKTLTQLLAPIDPKASLAQRNLQLIALLDWVRGDGESVEEAAERVNELVSMAEQSPVLRERLQLWWQAIVESVDITMLLADFGFAQRTSMLSELAERLRHKVLPSNPDTIDASELFMAALYSEFDARWLGALDEDLINRLSHVLTPEQEQTDGATRWKHALADAITYCAGNILATGFAPELRLRMTEEMRDAQPFHELISDAESLRVEVLHPLRTTNRLDATVARLRERLDACRNAANSVYTHFEDNGISVGLVFRIRQLRARILRVRELLECLLSPKPAVAATRLMARLVSVSRERRSLRALFMANSSLLAAKVTERNAETGSHYITRTPSEYFSMVRKAAGGGLVMAFTTLIKFWLYTFAFSAFWGGFWAGVNYAASFVLVQLLHFTVATKQPAMTAPAMAAQLKNIESEGSEHAFADEVTHLVRSQVAAILGNVLIVFPAVLGITLLLAKLFGHSAISEKEALHVIDSLKPWGGSLLFAAFTGVLLFSSSIFAGWVENWFVLHRLDAAIHYNPRITRTIGAARAARIARFLRNNLSGLAANISLGFMLGLVPVIAAFFGLGLDVRHVTLSTGQMAAAASALGPEVLHMSAFWWSMATLPFIGALNVLVSFYLAFRLALRAQNVTGVERSRIARALRKRIFHSPLSFFAPSRTNV
- a CDS encoding cation:proton antiporter, with the protein product MNELMGFWGQWLRPSAGLPTVQWALLLAVASTCGYLVYRHTGLPKVVGYSIVGMVAGLLGFSGAQWPLQGIGLFIMELAISIVLFDAGGRIPWRWFRHNPMVLVQSIAESALTYFAVYWTMLWLNVPKEAAGPIALVAMAASPAVVSRVVADTRAAGPVTDRAMVLATLSTLYALTFGGAHAEMLSRPGSSFFEAVPPVLVMFGVSIVVGALLSGLIRVALRYMSPASENTSILALALIAASTAIAAHLGGSAPLAALIGGMLIKQLHVRPWALPRQFGTASSVLTMLMFVLVSTVAAQADWNLAIAGTVFTLIVVRLVAKALGVGIGNIGSGSSWRQSVWVGAAMMPMSSIALLIASQFMAASTATGEVISSIALPTILLMEVFGAVIATVALYRAGETHKPWAELPAAKSGDDQRES
- the apaG gene encoding Co2+/Mg2+ efflux protein ApaG → MPKYQFAVEVFPEYLPDQSDPEREVFGFAYTITVTNTGDVPAQLISRHWIISDARGHTEEVKGLGVVGQQPLLRPGESFQYTSGCHLRTASGTMHGSYFCVAEDGEQFTSPINLFVLEALGGGNHDSSTTHRVLH